The DNA region GctaggctagcagggggctgtgggtcggggggtgaggggcaccggcacagcTGGTGCGGAGGGAGCCCAGCGCTGTCCCAACAGGTGCACAGCCCTGCAGGGATGCTGCAAAAAGGGACCCAGCCTGCGAGGCCCGTGAAGGGTTTCGCATTTCCTCCCGCGCCTCCTTTATCTGAGCTCACATCTACGCAGCAAAGCTCAGGTGGGGGCCAGCCCCGGGAGTGCTGGCTCTTGCACTCGGGTGCTGGGGCCTGTGTGGGACGGGGGaccggggggagggaaaggatctACTGGAGCAATTCCCCCCCAGACCTTCcattgctcccctcccccccccatcagaGCCATGgacccatctagcctggtatcccggCTGGGTGCCCACACTGGGCTCTTGGGCCCATCTGATCcaaaccctccccccagcccccagtgctCCTGCGCGTTCTCCCCTCGCTCAGCATCTCTGTAACTTTCtgtctcctcccaccctcagCCTGCGACAGGAAAACACGTAGCCGCTTTCCCTCCCCGGCTAAAAACGCCACTGGCTGGGGCCGGCCTCCGGCCATGGGTTGGGCTGTGGGTGAAGAGCGGGAAACGCTCTACCTGCCCCCGCCAGGACTATCCCAGCGGGGGGGCGAGGGGAGTCCTTCCCCATCACCTCCACCAGGGGGAATCGCTCGGTTACCCAGGCAGGGGGCAAAGGGGGGCAATCTAGGGCCCAGCTCAGCTGCTCGCCCCACAGCCAtcgggcacagctggggaaaggcagagctgCAAATTACAGCTGCCCCGTGGCAGGGAACCCGGCCTGTCTTAGAGGCAGCCGTCCACAGGGTGAGATGGGCTGGCGGAGGGGGAGACTGAGGCAGtaagtggggctggggcagtgttggGTTCTTTCTTCCAAGCAGCAGGAAAGGATGGATCAGAAGTGAAGCAGAGCTCCCCTGCCCGAGTCCGACCACAAAAGCCCGACTGCTAATACCACAGTCAGCTAGACTTGGGAGTGCCCCAGGCCTGCTCCAACCCATAGTGCCCTTGACCTCCctgagctgggggcagaacccaggagtcctggctcccggcccggtccctgctccagcccagagacctCATCCCCGCTCCCAAAGCCAGGGGCAGAACCCAagagtcttggctcccagccccgcccctgctccaacCCAGAGACCTCATCCCCGCTCCCAAAGCCAAGGGCAAAACCCAGCAGTCCTGACCCCCACCACCCTCCCCGAGCCaagggcagaacccaggagtcctggctcccagcaccatgcacacacatacacaccccctaggccaggggcagaacccaggagtcctggctccccctcctcccccgttctaaccactagcccctatCTGCCGACGACAGTTCTACTTCCCTTCTGCAGCTCAGTACATACCTGCTCCGTCCCTCCACAGCTCAGCCACAGTCACCAGAGCTGTTTCGACGCCCGCTCTGTCCCTGCACTGCTGGGAAGGGACGTgagagcccctggcccctccctgcaggccAAACCAGGATGCTGTTTGGTTTGTGTCTGTTCCGGTCTTGCAGCCGAAGGGGTTTTGTAACCCTGCCGCTTGCCTGGACTTGCTGCCTCTGACAGGAGCTCGCCTGGCCTGCTCCAGCATTGGCACCCTAGGCGGAGGAGAGGCAGGGCGGCTGGTgcttgccccagctctgggaggagagtggagcCTAGCGGTTACAGCATGGGAGGGTGGGAGctgggacttctgggttctcaATTTGGCCTGGGGCCCGTCACTCCTCCCACtctgtgtgcctcaatttccccatctgcagaatgagGATAGAAACGCAGAGTTGCCCTCCTGAAGTGACACACGCCAAGCGCAGAGGGCCATGGCCTCGCCTCCCGGCAAGAAACCTCTGACTCAGGGCCTAAGCCTGTCCGCACTGCAGCCAGCAGGACGAGTTCCACAAGGGGAAGGAAActtgggctggattctgatctcagctaaaTCCGCTCCTAGTCGCACCAGCGCGTCTATAAGTAACAGAAACTATGTCTGTTTCTTCTTTACCAGATCTCAACCCGCTTCACCCTCTTTAACAGATTTATCCTGCCTATGAGGCAGGGCAGCTTTACCACCCCCTTtacacagatagggaaactgaggcacggagcagctAAGGGCCACTTCCTGTGGGcacggtcacacaggaagtccacagcagagacaggaattgaacctgggtctcagTCATAAGCCACGGCCTAACACTGCCCCCCACGCCCTCATTCCCTCTAGGATGCAGAGATGACACCACCCCAGGGTAGGTCGTGGCAACTCTTTATACAAGGATCCTGGGATGGTGTcagcattgaaatgcagccacctctggggcaggacaGTTGTTTATACACGGATTCTTTGAAGTTAAGcaagtcactctggatttacaccagactGACAGAATATGGGCCAATACCTCCACGCACCAGGACCATCTACGACTCTGTACAAAATTCGATTTTCCTTTATACATTCATTTCAGAGGGAGAGAGACCCAAAAGCCAACGCAAGCCTTGCCTCCAAGATGCTAAAATTTAATAGTCAAGTGATACTTAATACATTGTAATAACTAATCCAAATTAAACACAgaatgggggagctggggattgCATAATATGCTGGTATTCAATTTTCAGCCCAAATGCACTTAATAGCTTTGGTGACACTTGTCAGAAAGTCTGGGGCCTGACATATTAGCGAGCTGGGTCTCCGGGAAATGGAATCCCAGCTGGGGGAACGAATTAGAAAGGAAATGCATGTCTATCTTGCGGTGCTCTCCCTGAGCCCTGGATTTCAGTTATTCTAGCTTGGTGGGGAAATAACAAACCACGTGGTTAACGCAAAATGATTCAAagcagccccagctcacccagAATAGGCGATTCCAGAGTCAAACTCCCCTGAATCtcatcccttccccagcctctctgatccaacccctcccccccgagcTGCAAACTTGGGGTgagtccagctcccagccctcttTAGATCAGAGACGGCGCTCATCCCTCATAGGGGAAGACTGTCCAGGCAGTGGCGAGTTCTAATCCGCTTCAATTAACGGCCCTCACCAGCCACGGCCGGGCTCCATCATTCCACTTTGCTTCCAGCGTCGCTTTCCTTCTGGGTCGATGACCCCGGCTTCGCTGGGGGAGTGGAGAGGCTTGCTGTTGCCCCagcccggggaggggaagggcttgCCCCAGCCTCACCTGCCTGCCCCGATTTGGCATCGATGGCAGAGTGCTCCTTCTTCACCAGCTCCTCCAGCTCGTTCTGCACAAAAacacagggcagtggggctggcgagcaaggggcagagcaggggaagaaGCTGTCCGCCTTGGGAAGAGGGCTAAAGCAAAGATCTCTGGTGGCACTGTTTGTACCACCTTGTCCTTGAGAGAGGCGTTTTCCTCCTCCAGGATCTCAGCTCGCTCTGCCGTACTGTGTATACAGAGATCCCACACCTGGCACTGAGACGCAGCCACCTTTGTGGTGGGGCATGGCAGCTGTTTATATAGGGATCCCTCATCCAGCGCAGAGGTGGAGCCAACTCTGGAGCGGAGCATGGCAGCGGTTTATACAGGGATAGCATACTcacccctcaacacacacactatgaaatgcagccacctctgggggaagggcagggcaacTACGTCTGTGAATCGCTTACCCAGAGCTGAAACACAGCATCTTCTGGGGCGCAACGCGGCAACTTTTTAAGCAGGCCTGGAGCAAAGGCAGCTCCAAGCGAATGGGGTCACTAGAGCTCGGATTCTGGCCAGGACACCTGGGCTCTTAAGAAGAGGTTGCACAGGACTCTGGGATGGTGCGTAGACACGAGGAGGCAGGAATACACAGGAAAGGAGCCCTTACCTTCCATCCCAGCAGATCGGCCAGTGCGGTGCAGCCTTCGTCACACTCCCCAAGCCATGCcacatccctggggtggggagggacagccCCATAGGGGAAGAAGCCAATAAGCGGGTGTTAATGAAATGGCTTTGTGATCGGGGagaatccccccaccccaggtcacCTGCCCAGGAGGCAGAAGAGCCCGCTGCCCGTCTCTAGTGCCTGTCAGCTAGGGATCTGAAAGGGCTCTCTCAGCATCAGTGGTCTCCCCGCTTGTGAAGGATCGCTGGCCCTGttttacagaggagaaactgaggcacgtggTGGTTCGGCGACTTGCTCAAGGTCTCAGCAACTCAGTGGCAAAGGCAGGGCAGGAAGCCAAGAGGTGTAGCTCTCACCATGCCTGGTTCTAAACACTAGacaccccccccaacacacaccctgagccaggaacagaatctaggagccctggcttccagccctcctgctctaaccagtagaccccactcccctcccagagctggggatagaacccaggagtcctggctcccggccccccaACTCTAACCCACTACACCCCTACTctcttcccagagctgggcagaaaacccaggcgtcccggcccccccatcccctgccctaaACATTAGCCCGTTTCCTGTCCCTTGGACCCCAGGAGCCAGGTggacccagcctgccccccagcaatGAAACGGGCCATCCATGACCATCACCCCTCTCTCAGGGTGGGCTGTGCGACCTGCCCTGGCCCCTCGGCCCCAGGGAACTTGCCTGTAGGCCTTTTCCGAGTCGAAGTCCATGCCGGTGCTGAGGCCCATCAGGGACATGAAGGGATCGCTCTGCAGACAAGACAGACCACTGGTGAGGACAGACAGGCTCTCAggaagctgtgggggagagggggcctcCTGGGGCCCACCAGGAGACTATACGAGCCCCCTGGAGAaaccctgactcctgcccccccccccaactcctctccTAGGCTCGCTAGGTGGATGTCCAAGATTTTGGGGCGTGGGTTGGGAAAAaactcgggggggaggggaggacatcACAActgtctccctcccacccccaacagtGCTAATttcacccccttcccctggcagGATGCAGCCAAACATGTCAGGCCAGCAGGGTGGTGTCATCCCACCCGCTCGAGCAGTCCATCCCCGCAGCTCCTGGGCACCGAGAAAGGCCTCACCTGCCCAGTCTTCTCCTTGTTAATCAGCAGCCTCGGAGTATTTGTGGGCACCCTGTGTCAGACAAGGAGAGGGGAGGTCAGGAGGGGGCAAGTCGCAGGAGGGGGCCTCGCAGGTGGCCCCGGAGCACCACCCACCTGCTGACGAGGGAGGCGAAGGGCTGCACCTGCAGCGACGTGCCCATGATGATGAGCAGATCCACCTTCTGGAAATCCTGCAGGGAGTACGGGCCAGAGGGTTAGCGCCGTGCTGCCAGCTGCCACCATGGGGTTGGTAATCCCCCCTACACATACACTACTGCCCTGACAACCAGCCCTATAGGCCCCTCCCGGCCTGTGTTCCCCCCTACGTCAGACCAACGGACCCCCCTCGGCCCTGTGTTCCCCCCTACAAGTCAGACCAACGGACCCCCTCGGCCCTGTGTTCCCCCCTACAAGTCAGACCACTGGGTCCATGCAGTCCCATATTCCTACCCAGCCCTGTATTCTCCtccaggtcagaccaatgggccaaCCCAGCCCTGTATATCCCCCCCGGTCCCCAATcaaactgccccctcccacccccgaaTTAGACCAGTGGGCCCATCCAGGCCCATATATCTGCCCCGCCCCCATCAGACCAACTGAGGATCCCTCCCTACACTCCCTGCTGCTGTCCCAGCTCAGAGAACTGGctcatctaccccagtatcctgcctgCATCAAAGATAGATACCCGCTGCTTCAGGACTTGGGGGTGGGCAGGTGTTTATTGGGGAGGCGACGCTGGGAGCACGTCTGGCTGAGGCACTTACTGACTGCATGAGTGTGAAGAAGCGGGGGGGCAGGCTCTCCCCAAAGAACACGATATCTAGGGAGAAGAGAAGCCGTCACACTCAATGCACAAGGGCCGAGGAGAAGCCACGGCAGATCGTCAGCCTCCCGGGGCCGGATCCTCAGCTAGGGTAAGTCAGCAatgctccagtgaagtcagcggTGCTTCGGCTGATCTACACCAGTCTCCCATGACTGACTCCCATGGAGTGACATCAactcacaccagctggggatctggccccacagaCTTCAGACACCCCTCAGAAGCCCCCAGCTCCTGTCCGCTGCGAATATAGCTCTTGGGGGCAAGGACCATGTGTTTGCTCTGTGCCTGTACAGCCCCTGACACAATAGGGGCTTGGTCCCTGACGAGTCCACGGCCTAGGACCCCAAGGCGCTACCATAATACATCTAATAGCAACAaacatgtacagcacctagcacaaaggagcCCCAGGCACGGACGAGGACCCCAGGTGCGACCCCATCACAAATAAATATACCGTCCGTGGGGAATTTATCCCAAGAGCACGTGATTGCTCTGGCGCCCTGAGCCAAAACTGGCTTTCCGGTCACCGTGCTGGGGGGACTTTTTTAATAGCTGCTGCTCTCCattccagagatggctgcatttcaaccATGTTCTGTGCCTATGTTTGTAAATCACTTTTGGAACAAAAAGCCCTGGAAACGTACAAGTCTCAGGGGAATTTCATTCCACCTCCCTAGAAatcaccttcctcttcctctccctgccctcccacttCCGCCATTTCAATTAGATACgggattcttcacttcctgtcctcaaCCGTTGCTGCCCGCTGTTAAACCGTTGTTGTGCTCTGCgctagagatggctgcattttcaGAGGTGGAGACAGAACTCTCCTCGCTGCTTTTCAGGGGAGCCGCAAATTCAGATTTGCTAAATCCTTCGAGCTCTCTGGAGCCGAAGGAAGATCAGAAGAGAAGAGCATTGTTACTACCGGTATCTGCTAAGCTGCTCTCCGAGACTACACTGCAGGAGCAGAGACATACACAGAGACAGACATGAAGAGAGATCCATGCTCCaattcttagggtacgtctacactcaAAGCGTTACAATGGTGCAGCGACaccatttcagtgtagacacgacCTACGCCGATGGGAGGTTCTCCCATCGGCACAGggaatccacctccctgagaggtgatgGCTaaatcgatggaagaattcttctgtcatccTAGCACTGTGGGTGGTTAGGTCGGGATAACTGTGTCCCTCGGGGGGGTGGATTTTTCGCGCCCCTGAGACACAAAGTGAGACCGATGTATGTTCCTAGCATAGACCAGGTTAGTTTCATCACCCCCAAACGAATCACCAGTGGGCGAGGACTAGACACTCACCTGGCTTCACCAGGCTCTGACATTTGTCGCACTTGGGGGTGACAGTCGAGAAAATCTTTTCTGAAAGAGGGAAAAGGAATGAAAGTCAGTGGCCGGATTCTCAACTCAGCTTTGGAGGAGGCGGGAACAGGAGGCTCTGATGGGAACCAATTGCAAGTTATGAACATTAGCGATTCTAACGGGTTTTGGAAGAGATCAAAAAGCTTCGAGCAGATTCCTAACACTCAAAAGATCAGGAAACTAGCAAACGTGACAGCAGATCACAACATATCcggcaccttcctctgcagcttcgGGCCACCGTCAGAGATGGGATACCAAGCTAGACAGGCATCTGGTCTGATCCAAGCAGGCAATTCCTGAGGTCCCAACGTTGTGTAGAGACCCAAGGGAATGTGAACGACAGCCTCGTCCTCTTGAGCGCTATGCAGACCTAGAGATCACTAACCTCAAATGCCCACGCTCCGCCTCGCCTTTGAGCATACAGGCGTCTGTCAGAGAGATCGGCTACCACCCTAGTGAGTCCCGCGGTTTTTGCTCCCCACCATTAACCAGAGCTCCGAGCTCAGGACAAGCCTGCGTATGACAGACTCTCCCCTAGCTTCTCACTCCCCCCCGGCAGGCTGTCCATTCGCTGGGGGAGAACCCGGCAGGAGTCTTTGCTTCACTCCTGTCATGTCCTCAGGctgatttgtctccccatgcCCCTTCTCTTACTGGCGGGGTGGGAGCTCTTGGAACGGATGGGGAGTAACAGGGCCTTGTGGATTACGTACCCATCTCGACTGGCGATGGACTGGGGCACCACGGGGACTCTGAACGGTGTGGCCATTGATGGAGGCAGTTAAGGAGAGCCGGGGGCAGAGGTACCTTTCATCCAGTCCAGGGTGTACTGCTTCTTGCAGGAGGAGCCGAGACAGTGAGAGGTGAAGAAGGTGCCGTGGGCTTCCACCAGGTCTTCCTGGCCCAGTCCAGCCACCCGCTCCAATGTGTCAATATTCTGCAAGAGACAGACACACCCACCTGCCTCTTGTAACGCTGCGGGACCTAGGGAGTGAAACCGACCAGGCCTAGTTTTGGTGCTCCCAGGCTGAGCTGACGCCCCTGAATGCCCCACTTAGACCCCCCTCCGCCCCAAATCACAGtgtggctggccctttaaaggGGGCGGGGCCTAACCCCACCTGGGACTGATCAGCTGGCGAGCAGGAAGTCAGCAAGTAGCTCAGctgggctggagagcagcaggaaGGCTCCTGGAGCATGGAGGGGGGTGTCCCTCAGTAGCCTGGGGGATGTTGCAGGAACAAAGAGGGGCGGTGCCC from Gopherus evgoodei ecotype Sinaloan lineage unplaced genomic scaffold, rGopEvg1_v1.p scaffold_34_arrow_ctg1, whole genome shotgun sequence includes:
- the SIRT2 gene encoding NAD-dependent protein deacetylase sirtuin-2 translates to MAERDAAGAGGIEAERGSDSPDSDSDSENGGASGESEMDFLRNLLSRTLGLGRKKPEKVLDELTLDGVSRFMQSEKCRNVVCIVGAGISTSAGIPDFRSPGTGLYANLQSYNLPYPEAIFEINYFKQHPEPFFALARELYPGQFKPTVCHYFIRLLKEKGLLLRCYTQNIDTLERVAGLGQEDLVEAHGTFFTSHCLGSSCKKQYTLDWMKEKIFSTVTPKCDKCQSLVKPDIVFFGESLPPRFFTLMQSDFQKVDLLIIMGTSLQVQPFASLVSRVPTNTPRLLINKEKTGQSDPFMSLMGLSTGMDFDSEKAYRDVAWLGECDEGCTALADLLGWKNELEELVKKEHSAIDAKSGQAGEAGASPSPPRAGATASLSTPPAKPGSSTQKESDAGSKVE